One genomic window of Methanosarcina acetivorans C2A includes the following:
- a CDS encoding winged helix-turn-helix domain-containing protein — MSEKLHQNRFKANDNEILKAILSDTRLKILKNLNKRRMTVAELVNNVGVQKNAIYKHLDKLTSAGLVDRVESSERKWVYYELTSKGKKIISTGKYQVLILLSSGIGSLIIGSIGIVLYFLNEVQSPKTKGLEISGLDIGIIFIAVSIIMLLAAKFVSRRRWKKINQCLKITESQNINTEN; from the coding sequence GTGTCTGAGAAACTTCATCAAAATAGGTTTAAAGCAAATGATAATGAGATTCTCAAAGCAATATTATCAGACACACGGTTAAAAATTCTTAAAAATCTAAATAAAAGGCGCATGACAGTTGCTGAATTGGTAAATAATGTGGGGGTTCAGAAAAATGCAATATATAAACATCTGGATAAACTCACCAGCGCAGGACTCGTTGATAGAGTAGAAAGCAGTGAGCGTAAGTGGGTGTATTACGAACTTACCTCTAAAGGCAAGAAGATAATATCTACCGGCAAATACCAGGTTCTTATATTGTTATCTTCAGGGATCGGTTCTCTAATAATTGGAAGCATTGGAATTGTTTTATACTTCTTAAATGAAGTGCAGTCTCCAAAGACAAAGGGATTGGAGATATCAGGGTTGGATATTGGTATAATATTCATAGCTGTCTCAATAATTATGTTGCTGGCAGCAAAATTTGTATCAAGACGCCGATGGAAAAAAATCAATCAATGCTTAAAAATTACGGAGAGTCAAAACATAAATACTGAAAACTGA
- a CDS encoding DUF6345 domain-containing protein → MTASVTLSVILILLAPSVSLAGTGDDSDASSPEVGVEWVNDYTWPYSDLSYCDDSANGLYNRLGNEGWTKSFNKGNSNAKAAHFEQANQDSQYIDAVDIALYSGHGSTDKLDVSTVTEKVYHDEAEWGDYDLEWIGLDCCLAGSGDFSSSLNGAHLILGFSTNCYDSDLGLHWANYLVDDGSNDVAYTVKNSWFYGADVDQPSGVTAKVFGETSSCGNDYIWGQGSVITDPPVDSSYTYWTYNMG, encoded by the coding sequence ATGACAGCATCGGTTACCTTATCCGTAATATTGATCCTGCTTGCGCCTTCTGTATCGCTTGCAGGTACCGGAGATGATAGTGATGCTTCTTCTCCAGAGGTAGGTGTAGAATGGGTAAACGATTATACATGGCCATATTCAGATCTGTCATATTGTGATGATTCAGCAAATGGCCTGTACAATAGATTAGGGAATGAGGGTTGGACAAAGAGTTTCAATAAAGGAAATAGCAATGCAAAAGCAGCTCATTTCGAGCAAGCCAACCAAGATTCACAGTACATTGATGCAGTAGATATTGCTCTTTATTCAGGTCATGGTTCTACAGATAAACTGGATGTGTCAACTGTAACTGAAAAGGTATACCATGATGAAGCTGAATGGGGAGATTATGATCTTGAGTGGATAGGCTTAGATTGTTGTCTGGCCGGGTCAGGAGATTTTTCGTCTTCATTGAATGGGGCGCATCTTATCCTGGGATTTTCAACAAACTGCTATGATTCCGATCTGGGACTTCATTGGGCAAATTATCTTGTGGATGACGGTTCAAACGATGTTGCATATACAGTCAAGAATTCATGGTTCTATGGGGCGGATGTAGATCAACCGAGTGGCGTAACAGCAAAAGTTTTCGGTGAAACCTCAAGTTGTGGAAATGATTATATCTGGGGGCAGGGGAGCGTAATTACTGACCCTCCCGTGGACAGCTCATACACATATTGGACATATAATATGGGATAA